In Aquimarina spinulae, a single window of DNA contains:
- a CDS encoding four helix bundle protein yields the protein MSTFRNLKIWQKAITLVTKIYQETKGFPQEEIYGLTSQIKRASISIPSNIAEGYGREGKNDYLKFLNIAMSSLFELQTQLEIGKNLNFISENNFIAIYEDTRELERMLSSFIKTIKTSKQTTNSATQ from the coding sequence ATGAGTACCTTCAGAAATTTAAAAATATGGCAAAAAGCTATAACCCTTGTTACTAAGATATACCAGGAAACTAAAGGTTTTCCTCAGGAAGAAATTTACGGTCTTACATCTCAAATAAAAAGAGCCTCAATTTCTATTCCTAGTAATATTGCCGAAGGCTATGGAAGAGAAGGAAAAAATGATTACTTAAAATTTCTTAATATTGCTATGAGTTCACTTTTTGAGCTACAAACGCAATTAGAAATTGGAAAAAACTTGAATTTTATATCTGAAAACAACTTCATTGCTATTTATGAAGACACTAGGGAATTAGAACGGATGCTTTCAAGCTTTATTAAAACCATTAAAACCTCAAAACAAACTACAAACTCTGCTACTCAGTAG
- a CDS encoding IS1096 element passenger TnpR family protein yields MIYRFRIILDTEEDVFRDIEIEQDATLEQFHNVITQSFGFDGTEMASFYISDDQWNQGEEISLFDMSDGNQPVRLMNETTLIDVAHEASPKLIYIYDFLNMWTFLVELAEIAEYENGREYPNVMYIHGQIPDQAPDKEFKAEELDDFNEEGENKDFMDLDEYEDLGFDENWN; encoded by the coding sequence ATGATATACCGTTTCAGAATTATCCTGGATACAGAAGAAGATGTATTTAGAGATATTGAAATAGAACAAGATGCTACTTTAGAGCAGTTTCATAATGTAATAACCCAATCTTTTGGTTTTGACGGAACAGAAATGGCTTCTTTTTACATTAGTGATGATCAATGGAATCAAGGAGAAGAAATATCATTATTTGATATGAGTGATGGTAATCAGCCTGTTAGATTAATGAATGAAACTACTCTTATTGATGTGGCTCATGAGGCTTCTCCCAAGTTAATCTATATCTATGACTTCTTAAACATGTGGACGTTTTTGGTAGAACTTGCTGAAATTGCTGAATATGAAAACGGAAGAGAATATCCAAATGTAATGTATATTCATGGTCAAATACCTGATCAGGCACCTGATAAAGAGTTTAAAGCAGAAGAATTAGACGACTTTAATGAAGAAGGTGAAAATAAAGATTTTATGGATCTTGATGAATATGAAGATTTGGGATTTGATGAGAATTGGAATTAA
- a CDS encoding nucleoid-associated protein produces the protein MINLYSTQIESLSVHQVGNKNKNENLFLSESPYALNDELTALLKEYFFKPFREKEENYFQFANEVDIEFNPLFKIVTEIFEHPSSVHEKSKRIASLLFEQSQHPHIKSGEVYVTYLDNVTIDNEKVDAIGIFKSELKHDFLQFEEKETDIELLIQQGVNLNKLDKGCLIFNHKKEEGYKILSVDSNRYDTKYWLEHFLGVEAFADENFYTKKYMKFCQDFAKDVVLPAEDKKEEVMFMNRAVNHFAKNDEFEESAFLNDVIDNPDLIPEFKHYKVEKAPKYQIEDLTTFPIANNAVTAARKKMKNVINLDTNVQIKMDFINPESAEKFVEKGWDEEKQMYYYLVYFNKEQKT, from the coding sequence ATGATCAACTTATATAGCACTCAAATCGAATCATTATCGGTTCATCAGGTTGGAAACAAGAATAAAAATGAAAATTTATTCTTGTCAGAATCACCATATGCCCTTAATGATGAATTAACGGCACTTCTAAAAGAGTATTTTTTTAAACCTTTTAGAGAAAAGGAAGAAAATTATTTTCAATTTGCCAATGAGGTAGATATAGAATTTAATCCTCTGTTTAAGATCGTAACCGAAATTTTTGAACATCCTTCTTCAGTTCATGAAAAATCTAAACGAATCGCTTCATTATTGTTTGAACAATCACAACATCCACATATTAAAAGTGGTGAGGTATATGTTACATATTTAGATAACGTAACTATAGATAATGAAAAAGTTGATGCTATTGGTATTTTTAAATCAGAATTAAAACATGATTTCCTTCAGTTTGAAGAAAAAGAAACTGATATCGAATTATTAATTCAACAAGGTGTAAACCTGAATAAACTCGATAAAGGCTGCTTAATTTTTAATCACAAAAAAGAAGAAGGTTATAAGATTCTTTCTGTAGATTCTAATCGATACGATACGAAATACTGGTTAGAACATTTCTTAGGTGTAGAAGCTTTTGCTGATGAGAATTTTTACACTAAAAAATACATGAAATTCTGCCAGGATTTTGCAAAAGATGTAGTGCTTCCTGCCGAAGATAAAAAAGAAGAAGTGATGTTTATGAATCGTGCTGTAAACCACTTTGCCAAAAATGATGAATTTGAAGAGTCTGCATTTTTAAATGATGTAATTGATAATCCTGATTTGATTCCAGAATTTAAGCATTACAAAGTAGAAAAAGCACCAAAATATCAGATCGAGGACCTTACCACCTTTCCTATCGCCAATAATGCAGTAACTGCTGCTCGCAAAAAAATGAAAAATGTCATCAATCTAGACACTAATGTGCAGATAAAGATGGATTTCATCAACCCAGAGTCTGCAGAAAAATTTGTAGAAAAAGGATGGGACGAAGAAAAACAAATGTATTACTACTTAGTATATTTCAATAAAGAACAAAAGACCTAA
- a CDS encoding COX15/CtaA family protein produces MKKDNKKVIYWLLTGCLLIFIMVIVGGITRLTHSGLSISNYKLISGTIPPMSETEWNAAFDLYKQYPEYQKINHQFTLEDFKDIYFWEWLHRVIGRFIGIVFIVPFVYFLIRKQLTTPTIKKSIILMLLGGFQGFLGWFMVKSGLIDRPDVSHYRLAMHLTAAFITFAYTFWVALDLIYPDKKQIDTKFRNLIRWALSILILQIIYGAFVAGLDAGLLHNHWPLMNDGALIHESVYIEQSPLIKNFVEGKSGVQFIHRYLAYIVVGLIAFIWYRSKRIKKNNTQSNSLNTLVIIVCIQFLLGIFTLIFRVPIVLGVLHQIVAFFLLGAMTFSLHRFSK; encoded by the coding sequence ATGAAAAAAGACAATAAAAAGGTAATATATTGGTTGCTCACAGGTTGCTTATTGATTTTTATTATGGTTATTGTTGGTGGAATTACCAGACTTACTCATTCTGGGCTATCGATCTCTAATTATAAATTAATTTCTGGTACTATTCCTCCTATGAGTGAAACAGAATGGAATGCTGCATTTGATCTATACAAACAATACCCCGAATATCAAAAGATAAACCATCAATTTACTCTCGAAGATTTTAAAGATATTTATTTTTGGGAATGGTTACATCGTGTCATCGGAAGATTTATCGGTATTGTATTTATAGTACCTTTCGTATATTTTTTAATTAGAAAACAACTTACCACACCCACAATAAAAAAATCTATAATACTTATGTTACTCGGAGGTTTTCAGGGTTTCCTTGGTTGGTTTATGGTAAAAAGTGGGTTAATCGACAGACCCGATGTAAGTCATTATCGACTTGCAATGCACCTCACTGCAGCATTTATAACCTTTGCGTATACATTTTGGGTAGCTCTAGATCTTATATATCCAGACAAAAAACAAATTGACACTAAATTTAGAAATCTGATTCGATGGGCCTTATCGATACTTATACTTCAGATTATCTATGGTGCTTTTGTCGCTGGCTTAGATGCTGGTCTATTACATAACCACTGGCCGTTAATGAATGACGGAGCTTTAATTCATGAATCCGTTTATATAGAACAATCTCCTTTAATCAAGAATTTTGTAGAAGGAAAGAGTGGAGTTCAGTTCATACACCGTTATCTGGCTTATATAGTTGTAGGGCTTATTGCCTTTATCTGGTATAGAAGTAAAAGAATTAAAAAAAATAATACTCAATCTAATTCATTAAATACATTAGTAATTATCGTATGTATCCAGTTTTTGCTAGGAATATTTACATTAATTTTTAGAGTGCCCATAGTATTAGGGGTATTACATCAAATTGTTGCTTTTTTCTTATTAGGGGCAATGACTTTTTCATTACATCGTTTTAGTAAATAA